From Actinosynnema mirum DSM 43827, a single genomic window includes:
- the nuoF gene encoding NADH-quinone oxidoreductase subunit NuoF gives MVDNLTPVLTKRWLSPRSWTLKTYEQLEGYTALRKALKVHPDQLIQQCKDSGLRGRGGAGFPTGMKWGFIPQGDGKPHYLVINADEGEPGTCKDIPLMMADPHSLVEGIIITSYAIRANFAAIYVRGEVLHVIRRLNAAVREAYEAGYLGKDILGSGFDLDLVVHAGAGAYICGEETALLDSLEGRRGQPRLKPPFPATAGLYASPTVVNNVETIASVPYVVNGGSDWFRTMGRDRSPGPKIYSLSGHVERPGQYEAPMGTTLRTLLEMAGGMKDGVPLKFWTPGGSSTPLFTAEHLDVPLDFEGVAEAGSMLGTTAVQIFNETVSVPWAVMKWTEFYKHESCGKCTPCREGTYWLTKTLQRMVRGEGTPSDIDTLLDVCSNILGRSFCALGDGAVSPITSGIKYFKDEFLALCDSNAAKLKATELAGASA, from the coding sequence ATGGTCGACAACCTGACTCCCGTCCTCACCAAGCGCTGGCTGTCGCCGCGCTCGTGGACGCTGAAGACCTACGAGCAGCTGGAGGGGTACACGGCGCTGCGCAAGGCGCTCAAGGTCCACCCCGACCAGCTCATCCAGCAGTGCAAGGACTCCGGGCTGCGCGGTCGCGGCGGTGCGGGCTTCCCCACGGGCATGAAGTGGGGCTTCATCCCGCAGGGCGACGGCAAGCCGCACTACCTCGTCATCAACGCGGACGAGGGCGAGCCGGGCACCTGCAAGGACATCCCGCTGATGATGGCCGACCCGCACTCGCTGGTCGAGGGCATCATCATCACCTCCTACGCCATCCGGGCCAACTTCGCCGCCATCTACGTGCGCGGCGAGGTGCTGCACGTCATCCGCAGGCTCAACGCCGCCGTGCGCGAGGCCTACGAGGCGGGCTACCTCGGCAAGGACATCCTCGGCAGCGGCTTCGACCTGGACCTCGTCGTCCACGCCGGCGCGGGCGCCTACATCTGCGGCGAGGAGACCGCGCTGCTCGACTCCCTCGAGGGGCGTCGTGGCCAGCCCAGGCTCAAGCCGCCGTTCCCGGCGACCGCGGGCCTGTACGCCTCGCCCACCGTGGTGAACAACGTCGAGACCATCGCGTCGGTTCCCTACGTGGTCAACGGCGGCTCCGACTGGTTCCGCACCATGGGCCGCGACCGCTCGCCCGGCCCGAAGATCTACTCGCTGTCCGGCCACGTCGAGCGGCCCGGCCAGTACGAGGCCCCCATGGGCACCACGCTGCGCACGCTGCTGGAGATGGCGGGCGGCATGAAGGACGGCGTCCCGCTGAAGTTCTGGACGCCGGGCGGCTCGTCCACCCCGCTGTTCACCGCGGAGCACCTCGACGTGCCGCTCGACTTCGAGGGCGTCGCCGAGGCGGGCTCCATGCTCGGCACCACGGCCGTCCAGATCTTCAACGAGACCGTGTCGGTCCCGTGGGCGGTCATGAAGTGGACCGAGTTCTACAAGCACGAGTCCTGCGGCAAGTGCACGCCCTGCCGCGAGGGCACCTACTGGCTGACCAAGACCCTGCAGCGGATGGTGCGCGGCGAGGGGACCCCGAGCGACATCGACACGCTGCTCGACGTCTGCTCGAACATCCTCGGGCGCTCCTTCTGCGCGCTCGGCGACGGCGCCGTCAGCCCGATCACCAGCGGCATCAAGTACTTCAAGGACGAGTTCCTGGCCCTGTGCGACAGCAACGCAGCCAAGCTCAAGGCCACCGAACTGGCGGGAGCAAGCGCATGA